TCTTTCAAATCTTATGTTGTAGCGTTCATTTATTAGGTTCAAACATTTTAATGTAGCAAACATAACTGTAATACTTTTTAAGTCTTCTACAACTTCTGCCCAAGCTATTCTTGTGCAGTCATCGATAATGCATACCAGATAATATCTAATATTAACTTCTTTTAGTAATCCAGGTGTTAAGTAATGGCAATCAATATGCCCTAATTCTCCAGCTTTTTCTTTTATTATTATGCGTTTAGCTTGCTTCATTTTTGGTTTAAGCCTATTTATTTGATGCCTTTTGAATATATGATATATTCCAGAAGGTGAAGGTGTCGAGTTTTTTAACTTCGGCTTAAGTATTGAATATATTTCATATCGATTATTTCCCTTTTCTCTTAACTCAATAACCTTTTGTTCAATGAACGGGATTGGCCTTCTAGTTTTCCACTTAGGGCCTCTCCTTTGTGGAGCCAAAGAGTATTCTTCTAAGGTTTGTTTATATCGATTGTAGTATTTAATAAAGGTCTGTCTTTTTAAACCATGTAAATTATAAAAGTCTGTTACAAACTTGAATTTAGGGTGTTTCTTCTTCTTTATTAACTCATATTCTCTTATAAAATACTTGTATCGTTTTATACGTTCACGCTCTATTGTCTTATCCTTACTTTCAGTTAACATTTCGTTGCTCCTTATAAACTTTCTTCTAAGTTTATTCCGTCAACGAATTATTTAACACTTACAGGGGGGACAGATAAGTGGTTGGCCAGCTTCTGACTTGCTTTCATTAAGCGGAGTTATGACGTCCGCGTAGCGGTTTATAAAAGATTTGATGAATTAGTTGTTGAGATTTATTTATCGGTAGCGATCGTCGCCAATTTTTGGCATTGCCAAAAATTGGCTCCCCGGCGCGGACAGCATAACTCTTCTGAAGGAAAATATTTGGAAAATGGTATGGAGTTGCTTAATAATCCTCATCTTTTAAAAAGGCTCTTTTTTGTTCATATATTATTCTTTGCTGCCAATCCTGAATTTTTTCTGATACATACTGACTATGATTAATCCATTTAACGTCATTTAAATGCATAAGTAACCCTTCCCAGAAAGATAAAACATCTTGATAAGAGGAAATAAAATCACCACTTCCACTAAAAAGATGAGGTTCAAAATCAAGTTTCTTAAAATTATCGACCTTATTATTAACATTTAGGAATGTTTGGATAAACTCATAAATGTTTTGTTGAAAACATTTCTTCACTGGTATAAAAATTAAATTCAAGGCTTTTGTATTATCTGAGTTTTTGATTATGAACTGTTTAATAAATTCCATCTTTTTTTCGATGTATTCTTCATTAGGATGTTTTCCTAAAAAGAATACATTTATATAGTGGTTGTCTAAGTAGTATGATTTTTTTTGTAAGAAGAACTCTATAATTTTATTTAAAATTTCTGACGAATTTGGAAGCCCCCAAATAAATGAGTATTCTCTTGAGTAAACTGAGTCAAAAAGGTATTCCTTTGTATCGGTTAACACTTGAAGGTGTTTAATTATAAATTCACAATCTAATTCTATGAGTTTTTTAAGAAAAGTTCCGTCATAGTCAAAATTTAGATCTCTAATTGATTCAAAAAGCCATAATTCGTTTATTAAATTTTTATCTTTTATTACTTCGAACAATTGCTTGCCTATTTCACGGGTTGACACGAAAAGGTAGCAGAATGAACAGTTGTTTTCACTTCTTCTGTTATAAAGTGTTTGTAAGATTTTTTGAGCAATTCCGGTTTGAATATTGTCGTATTTGATTAAGAATTCATAATCAATAAATCCATAGTCAAAAACCACAGAATTAAAGTAGTCCAATAGTCGCTTAATATATTCATCGGTAATTGCTGCCTTTGGGAGACCAACCCAGAAGGCGAGCATCCAGTTTGATTTGATGTTGTAATTCTGTTTCGAAACTATCTCAAATAGACTCTTATGATCTTCAAGATGTGTATTGAGAAAATTTACTATCACAACATATAAATCGACTTTTAATGAGTTGTTCATATCCACAATATAAGAAATAAAATTCAAGAATAAATTCTTATCTTTTATTAGGTCGTTTAAAATTATGAACATAAAATTACCCAAGATGTAATGATCTCGATCAGAATTAGACTTATAGATTTCAATTAATTGAGAATAAAGGCTTTTATAATCGGTCAGGGAAAAATTAGCCATATTATTTAGTATGTCTTCTTTGCGCTTTTTTTCTATTTCATTATAGGATAGCCCTTTTTTGAACAACACCCTTCTTTCGTATGCATCAAATGAAATTAATCGTGACAACGCAAAAAGGTCTGTGTGGGAGCATTTTTCTATTTGTTGAAAATTGGCTATATCAACCTCAAATCTTTTCAATAATTCAATATATTCTTGTATTACCTGACATGTTTCAAATGATGAAAAAATCGAGTGTTTTTCTATGAGTTTTTTAATATATTCTGAATCATAAAGTAAAGCTGCTTTGATTTCTTCAATTTTTCCGTGCATATTTGAAGACAGCTCTTTGATATAATCATTCAGAAAATCATTTAAACGCAGCGAATCGAGTCTAAGAACGAAGTCAAATATTATTTTATGGACTTCTTTAATCGGCTCTGTAAACG
This genomic window from Candidatus Margulisiibacteriota bacterium contains:
- a CDS encoding DDE-type integrase/transposase/recombinase, whose product is MLTESKDKTIERERIKRYKYFIREYELIKKKKHPKFKFVTDFYNLHGLKRQTFIKYYNRYKQTLEEYSLAPQRRGPKWKTRRPIPFIEQKVIELREKGNNRYEIYSILKPKLKNSTPSPSGIYHIFKRHQINRLKPKMKQAKRIIIKEKAGELGHIDCHYLTPGLLKEVNIRYYLVCIIDDCTRIAWAEVVEDLKSITVMFATLKCLNLINERYNIRFERVLTDNGAEFGGGPNKKNKDDNPFERLLKEMQIKHSFTRPYRPQTNGKVERF